One genomic region from Terriglobus aquaticus encodes:
- a CDS encoding trimeric intracellular cation channel family protein codes for MPFPYSSLPIPIPPAARLSATLFHFFEITAIVLGALGGGLVSRRDRRFRFDITGIVGLGLISGVGGGIVRDVMLNEGPPLSLEHPSYLAYALLGAALSLIFGRSIGPRILAFMSLVDALSLGFFTVAGSTRAMNAGLGFLPCLLLGVTTAVGGGSLRDIFSGQSPKVFQEGEPYALVSAIAALLFLLLQKIGIAVNQAAAVGTLAGFALRMLAIRYGWRTHRVQHLSDH; via the coding sequence ATGCCCTTTCCTTACAGCAGCCTGCCGATTCCAATCCCACCGGCAGCCCGGCTCTCGGCGACGCTGTTTCACTTTTTCGAGATCACGGCGATTGTGCTGGGCGCGCTGGGCGGTGGCCTTGTCTCGCGCCGCGACCGCAGGTTCCGCTTCGACATAACCGGCATCGTTGGTCTGGGACTCATCTCCGGTGTAGGCGGCGGTATCGTTCGAGATGTCATGCTCAACGAAGGCCCTCCGCTTTCGCTGGAGCACCCTTCCTACCTTGCTTACGCCCTGCTTGGCGCCGCGCTCTCCCTCATCTTCGGCCGCTCCATCGGGCCTCGCATCCTCGCATTCATGTCGCTGGTCGATGCGCTTTCGCTCGGCTTCTTCACCGTGGCAGGCTCCACGCGAGCCATGAACGCTGGCCTGGGCTTCTTGCCCTGCCTGCTGCTCGGCGTTACCACCGCTGTCGGAGGTGGGTCGCTGCGCGACATCTTTTCCGGCCAGTCGCCGAAAGTGTTTCAGGAGGGAGAACCCTACGCCCTGGTATCCGCCATCGCGGCGCTCCTGTTCCTCCTGCTGCAAAAGATCGGGATCGCGGTCAATCAGGCGGCGGCCGTTGGCACACTCGCCGGATTCGCCCTGCGTATGCTGGCCATCCGTTATGGCTGGCGGACCCATCGCGTGCAGCACCTTTCCGACCACTAA
- a CDS encoding glycine betaine ABC transporter substrate-binding protein, with translation MIGAKNFTEQVLLGELLAQEIEAEGEKVDRRFYLAGSYIAHQALLAGRIDAYVEYSGTALSSIFKQPVDRDRDRVRATITRLYAEKGVRVMPSLGFENTFAMVMRADDAQRLHVTKLSELHTAASQLRLGVGYEFEERPDGLRGMEQQYHLQFQGTPRVMDLGLLYRAMANHQVDIVSGNSTDGAIATMHLVVLADDQHYFPPYEAMPVVREDTLQAHPAVARALQRLAGKCTEADMQAMNQAVEGEHRDPADVIRDFRRRSAL, from the coding sequence GTGATCGGAGCAAAGAACTTTACCGAGCAGGTACTGCTGGGCGAGTTGCTGGCGCAGGAGATTGAGGCGGAAGGCGAGAAGGTCGACCGGCGTTTCTATTTGGCGGGCAGTTACATCGCGCATCAGGCGCTGCTCGCGGGGCGCATCGACGCGTACGTGGAGTACTCGGGCACGGCGCTCAGCTCCATCTTCAAGCAGCCGGTCGATCGCGACCGGGACCGCGTGCGTGCCACGATCACGCGCTTGTACGCGGAAAAAGGCGTGCGAGTCATGCCGTCGCTCGGATTCGAGAACACTTTTGCCATGGTGATGCGCGCCGACGATGCGCAGCGGCTGCATGTAACCAAGTTGAGCGAACTGCACACCGCCGCCTCACAGTTGCGGCTGGGCGTAGGGTACGAATTCGAGGAGCGGCCGGACGGCTTGCGCGGCATGGAGCAGCAGTATCACCTCCAGTTTCAAGGCACACCGCGGGTGATGGATCTTGGCCTGCTGTATCGAGCGATGGCGAACCACCAGGTGGATATCGTTTCTGGGAACTCCACCGATGGCGCGATCGCAACCATGCATCTGGTGGTGCTTGCGGACGACCAGCACTACTTTCCGCCTTACGAGGCCATGCCGGTGGTGCGTGAAGACACGCTGCAAGCTCACCCCGCAGTTGCGCGGGCGCTGCAACGGCTTGCCGGCAAGTGCACGGAAGCTGACATGCAGGCCATGAACCAGGCCGTCGAGGGCGAGCATCGCGACCCTGCGGACGTGATCCGTGACTTTCGCCGGCGATCCGCTTTGTAG
- a CDS encoding ABC transporter permease has protein sequence MNFLREHGYELGRLTVEHLWLTGWSVLLATLIALPAGIWLTRHERWARPVIGFANVVQTVPSLALFGLLLPVPFLGDRAARLAIVALTGYALLPILRNTYAGIRGVDPSLIDVSRALGMTEWQRLIEVELPLSASVILAGLRTATVTCVGVATIAAAIGAGGLGEMIFRGVASVDNRFVLAGAIPSALLALVLDAVLGLAEHRFAVRREP, from the coding sequence ATGAACTTTCTCCGCGAGCACGGATATGAACTGGGCCGGCTGACGGTGGAGCACTTGTGGCTGACGGGCTGGTCGGTCTTACTGGCAACGCTCATCGCGCTGCCCGCCGGCATCTGGCTAACGCGGCATGAACGCTGGGCACGGCCCGTGATCGGCTTTGCAAACGTGGTGCAGACCGTGCCTTCACTAGCGTTGTTTGGATTGCTGCTGCCGGTGCCGTTCCTGGGGGATCGCGCCGCGCGGCTTGCCATTGTTGCGCTCACCGGGTATGCCCTGCTGCCGATCCTGCGCAACACGTATGCGGGCATACGCGGCGTCGATCCATCCCTGATCGACGTGAGCCGGGCGCTGGGCATGACCGAGTGGCAGCGGCTAATCGAAGTGGAGTTGCCGCTTTCGGCAAGTGTGATCCTTGCGGGGCTCCGCACGGCAACGGTGACCTGTGTGGGCGTGGCCACGATCGCGGCGGCGATCGGGGCCGGTGGTCTGGGCGAGATGATCTTCCGGGGCGTGGCGTCTGTGGACAACCGGTTTGTGCTTGCGGGCGCGATCCCGTCGGCGCTGCTGGCGCTTGTGCTGGATGCGGTGCTGGGGCTGGCAGAGCATCGATTTGCCGTGCGGAGAGAACCGTGA
- a CDS encoding ATP-binding cassette domain-containing protein: MTDNGGVTFTRVSFTPPFAVSGTENRRILDDVSLQLEPGTTTALLGRSGSGKTTLLRTVNGLVLPTEGEVRVLGHTVHARSKADDLRDLRRSIGYVIQETGLYPHMSVGRNVALPLELLGKPDVERNQRAAELLDTVGLPSTQYADRLPHELSGGQRQRVGLARALATSPKLLLLDEPFGALDPLTRAEMQAMLRDLLARFGTTALIVTHDLQEAIFLAHRILFVADGRVYADLSSGEVLESTEPGVVDYVRAVQRFTPEAEQGS; encoded by the coding sequence GTGACCGACAACGGCGGCGTGACGTTCACCCGTGTGAGCTTCACGCCGCCGTTTGCTGTTTCCGGGACCGAAAATCGGCGAATTCTGGACGATGTTTCCCTGCAACTGGAGCCAGGAACGACGACGGCGTTGCTGGGGCGTTCCGGTTCCGGCAAGACGACGCTTCTCCGCACGGTGAATGGGCTTGTGCTGCCGACCGAGGGCGAAGTCCGTGTATTGGGACACACGGTGCATGCGCGCTCGAAGGCTGACGACCTGCGCGACCTGCGACGCTCGATCGGGTACGTGATCCAGGAAACCGGACTCTACCCGCACATGAGTGTCGGCCGCAATGTGGCGCTGCCGTTGGAACTGCTAGGCAAGCCAGATGTGGAACGGAACCAGCGGGCGGCCGAGTTGCTGGACACGGTCGGCCTGCCGTCGACGCAATACGCGGACCGGCTGCCTCACGAGCTCTCCGGCGGTCAGCGTCAGCGGGTTGGGCTGGCGCGCGCGCTGGCAACTTCGCCGAAGCTGCTGCTGCTCGATGAGCCGTTTGGCGCATTGGACCCGCTGACCCGCGCGGAGATGCAGGCCATGCTGCGCGACCTGCTGGCGCGGTTCGGGACCACGGCGCTGATCGTGACGCACGACTTGCAGGAGGCCATCTTCCTCGCGCACCGCATTCTGTTTGTGGCGGATGGCCGCGTGTATGCCGACCTCTCCTCGGGAGAGGTGCTCGAATCCACCGAACCCGGCGTTGTGGACTACGTGCGCGCGGTGCAGCGGTTCACGCCCGAAGCGGAGCAGGGATCATGA